The Elaeis guineensis isolate ETL-2024a chromosome 3, EG11, whole genome shotgun sequence region ttctgattccagacCTTCACTTCTCTCAATCAAACATCTCTTCAAATGATTGGATCTATCTGTCTGCACCTTCCTACAATACAATTTTACAGTCGCTATCGTAGCATCAtagtttcataatttttattgttatatatatgCCACTGAGTAGTATAATTTGAACAAATGTGACAGTTTGGATGTATATATATGCGTATGCAGTGGTCCATAACGTTGTCCACTAGCTATTGGATTCATGCGACGTTCATGGAGCCAAAACACTGACCATATGGGATGAAGCGGCGCTGTTCGGAGAAAATATTCCCTACATCATACGGCATGGCCGTGCACCCATGTATCATGTACAGCTGCTGGTTCCTGCAGCGGTGCACCAAGATAAGAGCTTAATGAGTAGGGTCTACAGTAATGACTTCTTGTAATTGGTTGCATGGATGGATGATACGGTGCATATAGCGTAGGGAATAATTTCTTCGCTGCTACGTGACAACGAGAAAAACAGAGCAGATAAATCAATCTTTTCATTAAATGCAATGAGTCACTCTACATAAGATTATTGGTGTAATTGACGAGTTGATACGGTATGTGATGGAGAAATTATTGGTTTGACCATTTTACCACCTAGATTTTGGACCatccaataaaaaattatcatattattcAAAAAAAGAACGAATCAATTTCCATTTAAAACAGCAAGAATTATCATGCCAGCAGtgaatttttttctattcaaATTGTTCAACCAAACTTGGATACCAGCGAATCTTTTTCTGATAATGGATGATACTTTTCTTCGGATGGTCCTAAGCCAATAATTCTCTATGGGGTTGTAGTGTGAGACACCAATCACCATATGACATGTGGCAATGGCGCCCTTTGGCCCTTTTGGGCAACGGCTGGCCTAGCATGCTATATTTCCGCTTGTTAGCAGCCCAGAAGATCCCGCCTCCTCTCCTATTATTTCCGCACTTGGGTCAAGGGGCAAGAGGAACAGAAGCGCAAGGCAGAAGAGATCTCCTCGAGATGGTTTCTCTGAGTACTTTGCAAGGTTTCCTTTTCCATAGCcttatgtttgtgtgtgtgtgtatatatatattggagCAATCTTTTGTATGggtttttcatcaaatttcttttcaacattttGCTTAATTTTTTCCTGTTCAGTCTTCTATGTCTGAGTTTGCTGCTTCTGTTTCAGTTTCTGCTCCAGAAACCATCTCCCAGGGACTGACTTCGGCACCACAGCTTCAAGGTTGGCTTTCTTTGTCTCCATTGTTTGGTTTGTTTTCCTTTCCATTGGTGTTGTTGCAAGTGTAGACATAGACTCTTACAGCTGTTGCACTTGAGCTGTGTCTCCAAGTACTTTAATTATGTCTGTACCGTTCTTCTCTTTTAATAAAGTTGGCTGGTTTTTTTTGGCCACCCTTattatcaaaaaagaaagaaagaaagaaagaaagaaagaaagaaagaaaactctTTTTGGAGTATTTTATTTCCTTTAAACTTGaagttctttttctttctctaacGATTAATCATAGTTTCCTTCATGCTTGCTAGAGTTGGTATGGACTGTGGTCTTTGGTCTTTCTCTGTTCGTCCTACTTTTTTTCCCTCTCTCGCTCTCTTTTTAAAGAATACTCGTCTGttccattttttttctcttttttattgttTTTCCTTGGATTGCAGGATGGTTCCTTCCAATTTGCAATGGAGAATTCGATTTGGGATCTTCCTGCACTCAGAGAAGTTTAATAGATTTTCTAAATCTTTCTTTCCTCCTTATCTATTGTCTGGGATTACTAATGGCTTGTTTGAGAAGACAATATTCTCATGGAAACCGGATTAGGCCCTGGGATTTCATCACGGTTTCAGTATGTTGTGCAGTGACTGGCATTGCATATCTCTGTGCTGGTGTATTGGTTTTATCCTGGGGAGAATATAGAGTTATGCATGGGGAATTGGCGCTCTACTTTGTTAGGGGGATAAACTGGTTGGCTTTAACAGTTTCCTTGAACATTCGACCAACCAATTATGTTAGAGCTGTAAGTCTAGTCTGGTGGGCATCatcctcaattctcatctctgCATATAACTTGGAAATTCTGGTTAGAGACCATTCCAGCCTCATGATCCTTGATATGATATCATGGCCTGTAAACTTGTTACTCCTCATCTGTGCCTTCAGACTCATTCTTCAAAACATTGTTCATCAAAACCCCTCAAAAGATGATTTGTTCCAGCCCTTGTTGAATCAAGAAAGTGGGAAGTTTAACAACTTGGGCAAAGCTGGTCTGTTTAGTCGCTTGACGTTCTCTTGGTTGAATCCTCTACTGCATGTAGGCTACTCCAAACCATTAAATCATAATGACATCCCACCTTTAGATTCAGAAGATGGGGCACAACAAGCTTATCAAACATTTAAAACAGTCTGGGATCTTCAGAGTCAGAGCAAATCAAAGACTAGCAACTTGGTTTCCTTGGCATTAGCTAAGTGCTACTCGAAGGAAATTTTCTTGACAGGTGTCTATGCATTGCTAAAGACAGTCGCCACAGCCTCTGCACCACTACTACTTTACGCATTTGTGTGGTCCTCTTATCGCGGGGAGAGAGATACCTACATGGCCATCTTGTTAGTAGGTTGCTTGGTAGTTACAAAGCTTGTAGAATCTTTGTCTCAAAGGCATTGGTTTTTCGGTTCGAGGAGGTTTGGGATGAAGATGCGATCAGCTCTTATGGCGGCGATCTTTCAAAAGCAGCTGAAGCTTTCGAGCCAGGCAAGAAGAAGGCATGCTACTGGGGAAATTGTTAACTACATTGCGGTTGATGCATATAGACTTGGTGATTTTCCTTGGTGGTTTCACATGGCATGGAGCATGCCACTCCAACTGCTGCTTTCTGTAGCCACTGTCTTTGGAACAGTCGGTTTAGGGGCTCTTCCGGGTCTAATTCCTCTAACCATCTGTGCTATCATTAATATTCCATTGGCAAAGACGTTGCAGGACTACCAAGCAAAGTTCATGGTGGCCCAAGATGAGAGACTGAGAGCCACATCTGAAGTCTTGAACAATATGAAGATCATCAAATTACAATCATGGGAGGAGAAGTTCAGGAAAACGATCGAGTCTCTAAGAGATGTGGAGTTCCATTGGTTGAGAGAAACCCAGATTAAGAAGTCCTATGGAACTGCTTTATATTGGATGTGCCCCACAATTGTTACAGCGGTGATCTTTGGTGGAACAGCAGCTATGAGAACTGCTCCTTTAAATGCTAGTACCATTTTCACAGTTATGGCGACTTTGCGAGTTATGGCAGAGCCTGTGAGAATGCTGCCCGAAGTTCTTTCAGTGATGATCCAAGTTAAGGTATCATTAGACCGCATCAGCATATTCCtactagaagaagagatcaatgaGGAGGATGTGAAACGAAGCCCTGCACAGAATTCAGATCAAAGTGTTAAAGTACATGGCGGGGTTTTTAGCTGGGAGCCAAGTGCAGCAATTCCTACACTGAAGAGTGTTAGTTTTAGCATAAGAAGAGGAGAGAAAGTAGCAGTTTGTGGACCTGTTGGTGCTGGAAAATCATCCCTGCTAAGTGCCATACTTGGGGAAATACCTAAACTCTCGGGTTTGGTGAGCTGTTAAACAATGAAGAAGTGCTTAATATTTGAACTATAACTACATTATTCTGACATTCTTGTTGCATCACAGGTTGAGGTCTTTGGTTCCACTGCGTATGTTTCCCAGACATCCTGGATCCAAAGTGGGACGATTCGCGACAACATACTCTATGGGAAGCCAATGAACAAGGAACGCTATGAGAAGGCCATCAAAGCCTGTGCGCTGGACAAGGACATCGAGAACTTTGATCATGGAGACCTTACAGAAATAGGACAGAGAGGATTAAACATGAGTGGAGGACAGAAGCAAAGGATTCAGCTTGCGAGAGCTGTCTACAATGATGCAGATACCTACCTCCTAGATGACCCCTTCAGTGCAGTTGATGCGCATACAGCTGCAATCTTGTTCCATGTAAGAAAGCACCATTTTGTGCATGCCGGTCCAAAGTTTAGAGCACTATTTCATTTCTACCTGTGTGCAGGCTCAGTTTATGT contains the following coding sequences:
- the LOC105040486 gene encoding ABC transporter C family member 8, whose translation is MWQWRPLALLGNGWPSMLYFRLLAAQKIPPPLLLFPHLGQGARGTEAQGRRDLLEMVSLSTLQVSAPETISQGLTSAPQLQGWFLPICNGEFDLGSSCTQRSLIDFLNLSFLLIYCLGLLMACLRRQYSHGNRIRPWDFITVSVCCAVTGIAYLCAGVLVLSWGEYRVMHGELALYFVRGINWLALTVSLNIRPTNYVRAVSLVWWASSSILISAYNLEILVRDHSSLMILDMISWPVNLLLLICAFRLILQNIVHQNPSKDDLFQPLLNQESGKFNNLGKAGLFSRLTFSWLNPLLHVGYSKPLNHNDIPPLDSEDGAQQAYQTFKTVWDLQSQSKSKTSNLVSLALAKCYSKEIFLTGVYALLKTVATASAPLLLYAFVWSSYRGERDTYMAILLVGCLVVTKLVESLSQRHWFFGSRRFGMKMRSALMAAIFQKQLKLSSQARRRHATGEIVNYIAVDAYRLGDFPWWFHMAWSMPLQLLLSVATVFGTVGLGALPGLIPLTICAIINIPLAKTLQDYQAKFMVAQDERLRATSEVLNNMKIIKLQSWEEKFRKTIESLRDVEFHWLRETQIKKSYGTALYWMCPTIVTAVIFGGTAAMRTAPLNASTIFTVMATLRVMAEPVRMLPEVLSVMIQVKVSLDRISIFLLEEEINEEDVKRSPAQNSDQSVKVHGGVFSWEPSAAIPTLKSVSFSIRRGEKVAVCGPVGAGKSSLLSAILGEIPKLSGLVEVFGSTAYVSQTSWIQSGTIRDNILYGKPMNKERYEKAIKACALDKDIENFDHGDLTEIGQRGLNMSGGQKQRIQLARAVYNDADTYLLDDPFSAVDAHTAAILFHDCVMTALAKKTVILVTHQVEFLAETDRILVMENGQITQMGTYEELLKSGTAFEQLVNAHRSSMTTIDSVNHEKQVHTHRTSRDHLESRGSQLIKQSSEVEISANGPSAVQLTEDEEKEVGDLGWKPYIDYFHVSKGHLLLASVIFAQTTFVVLQSLSTYWLAVAVQIHNIGSGILVGVYAAISIISCLFAYVRTWVAAHLGLRASKAFFSGFLDSVVKAPMLFFDSTPVGRILTRASSDMSILDFDIPFSFAFEVAAVIEIASTITIMVAVTWQVLIVAIPVIIATIYVQRYYLASARELVRINGTTKAPVMNYASESSLGVVTIRAFAMTEKFIHTNLQLIDTDATLFFHTIAALEWVLLRVEALQNLTVFTSTLLLVFIPRGVIAPGFSGLCLSYALTLSSTQAFLTRFYSYLENYIISVERIKQYMHIPSEPPAVISERRPPLSWPHEGRIDLQELKIKYRPTAPLVLKGINCTFAAGNKVGVVGRTGSGKTTLISALFRLVDPAGGRILIDDLDICSIGLKDLRMKLSIIPQEPTLFRGSVRSNMDPLGLHNDHEIWEALEKCQLKATISSLPALLDSSVSDDGENWSTGQRQLFCLGRVLLRKNRVLVLDEATASIDSATDAILQRVIRQEFSSCTVITVAHRVPTVMDSDMVMVLSYGKLVEYDKPSKLMETQNSAFSKLVAEYWSNCKRNSSNTLTSIFGDLRGE